The proteins below are encoded in one region of Arthrobacter sp. CJ23:
- a CDS encoding DEAD/DEAH box helicase — MSELHTHEVLTDPSGTESIEPEETITSDETPHEIEEKSFADFNVRADIVESLADAGITHPFPIQAMTLPVALGGHDIIGQAKTGTGKTLGFGIPALQRVVGQDDAGYDKLAVPGAPQALVIVPTRELAVQVANDLQTASRKRNARIATIYGGRAYEPQIEALQKGVEVVVGTPGRLIDLYKQKHLNLKNVKMVILDEADEMLDLGFLPDVETLIAGTPAVRQTLLFSATMPGPVIAMARRYMTQPTHIRAADPNDEGLTKRDIRQLIYRAHSMDKIEVVARILQARGRGRTIIFTKTKRTAAKVSEELVDRGFAAAAIHGDLGQGAREQALRAFRNNKVDVLVATDVAARGIDVDDVTHVINYQCVEDEKIYLHRVGRTGRAGNKGTAVTFVDWDDMPRWGLVNKALGLSVPEPVETYSSSPHLYEELDIPEGTKGRLPRNKRTLAGVDAEVLEDLGETGKKNSRGGRDGGRDGGRGRSGRDARSGDAKESEGKGGGDRTRRRRTSTGEAAPAEGAASNGTQSGTTQPNNAEAGDKPARTRRTRTRRRNGEVVPAGDAAAASGSAEA, encoded by the coding sequence GTGAGTGAATTGCACACCCATGAAGTCCTGACTGACCCCAGCGGCACGGAATCGATCGAGCCCGAGGAGACCATCACCTCGGACGAGACGCCCCACGAGATCGAGGAAAAGTCCTTCGCCGATTTCAACGTCCGCGCAGACATCGTTGAATCCCTGGCCGATGCCGGCATCACGCACCCCTTCCCCATCCAGGCGATGACCCTTCCCGTGGCCCTCGGCGGCCACGACATCATCGGCCAGGCGAAGACCGGTACCGGCAAGACCCTCGGATTCGGCATCCCCGCACTGCAGCGCGTGGTGGGACAGGACGACGCCGGCTACGACAAACTGGCCGTCCCGGGCGCACCCCAGGCCCTGGTCATCGTCCCCACCCGCGAACTCGCCGTCCAGGTCGCCAACGACCTGCAGACCGCGTCCCGCAAGCGCAACGCCCGCATCGCCACGATCTATGGCGGCCGGGCCTACGAGCCCCAGATCGAGGCACTGCAGAAGGGCGTCGAGGTGGTTGTCGGTACGCCGGGCCGCCTGATCGACCTCTACAAGCAGAAGCACCTGAACCTCAAGAACGTCAAGATGGTCATCCTTGACGAGGCCGACGAAATGCTGGACCTCGGCTTCCTGCCGGACGTGGAGACCCTCATCGCAGGCACCCCGGCGGTCCGGCAGACCCTGCTGTTCTCGGCCACCATGCCCGGCCCGGTCATCGCCATGGCCCGCCGCTACATGACCCAGCCCACCCACATCCGCGCCGCAGACCCCAATGACGAAGGCCTCACCAAGCGCGACATCCGCCAGCTGATCTACCGTGCCCACAGCATGGACAAGATCGAGGTGGTGGCCCGCATCCTGCAGGCCCGCGGCCGCGGCCGCACCATCATCTTCACCAAGACCAAGCGCACCGCAGCCAAGGTCTCCGAGGAACTCGTGGACCGCGGCTTCGCTGCCGCCGCCATCCACGGCGACCTCGGCCAGGGCGCCCGCGAGCAGGCACTGCGCGCCTTCCGCAACAACAAGGTTGACGTCCTGGTCGCCACCGACGTCGCCGCCCGCGGCATCGACGTGGACGACGTCACGCACGTCATCAACTACCAGTGCGTTGAAGACGAGAAGATCTACCTGCACCGCGTGGGCCGCACCGGCCGCGCCGGCAACAAGGGCACCGCCGTCACGTTCGTCGACTGGGACGACATGCCGCGCTGGGGCCTGGTCAACAAGGCCCTCGGCCTGAGTGTGCCGGAGCCCGTGGAGACCTACTCCTCCTCGCCGCACCTCTACGAAGAGCTGGACATCCCGGAAGGCACCAAGGGCCGGCTGCCCCGCAACAAGCGCACGCTCGCCGGCGTCGACGCCGAGGTCCTGGAGGACCTGGGCGAGACCGGCAAGAAGAACTCCCGCGGCGGCCGTGATGGCGGACGCGACGGCGGCCGTGGCCGCTCCGGCCGCGACGCCAGGTCCGGCGACGCAAAGGAAAGCGAAGGCAAGGGCGGCGGCGACCGCACCCGCCGCCGTCGTACTTCCACGGGCGAAGCAGCTCCGGCGGAAGGTGCAGCCTCGAACGGCACCCAGTCGGGCACCACCCAGCCGAACAACGCGGAAGCCGGCGACAAGCCTGCCCGCACGCGGCGCACCCGCACGCGCCGCCGCAACGGCGAGGTGGTGCCCGCCGGCGACGCCGCCGCGGCATCCGGCAGCGCCGAGGCCTAA
- a CDS encoding site-specific DNA-methyltransferase yields the protein MNETVWAPDGSNLVVHADNADFLPTLPDGAFTLIYVDPPFNTGRVQRRQETRMVRNADGDGDRVGFKGRSYDTIKGALHSYDDAFSDYWSFLEPRLVEAWRLLADDGTLYLHLDYREVHYAKVMLDAIFGRESFLNEIIWAYDYGARAKNRWPTKHDNILVYVKDPAKYHFDNAEVDREPYMAPGLVTPAKREKGKLPTDVWWHTIVSPTGREKTGYPTQKPEGLVRRIVSASSRKDDWCLDFFAGSGTLGSVAAKLGRRFVCVDQNAPAIEVMRKRLDGKAEFVAGPPPLPHPTK from the coding sequence ATGAATGAAACTGTTTGGGCGCCGGACGGCAGCAACCTGGTGGTGCACGCGGACAACGCGGACTTCCTCCCCACGCTGCCGGACGGCGCCTTCACACTCATCTACGTGGACCCGCCGTTCAACACCGGCCGGGTCCAGCGCCGCCAGGAAACACGCATGGTCCGCAACGCCGACGGCGACGGCGACCGCGTGGGTTTCAAGGGCCGCTCCTACGACACCATCAAGGGCGCCCTGCACAGCTACGACGACGCCTTCAGCGACTACTGGTCCTTCCTGGAGCCCCGGCTCGTGGAGGCGTGGCGGTTGCTGGCCGATGACGGCACCCTGTACTTGCACCTCGACTACCGCGAGGTGCACTACGCCAAGGTCATGCTGGATGCCATCTTCGGCAGGGAATCGTTCCTGAATGAGATCATCTGGGCCTATGACTACGGTGCACGCGCCAAGAACCGCTGGCCCACCAAGCACGACAACATCCTCGTGTACGTGAAAGACCCGGCCAAGTACCACTTCGACAACGCCGAAGTGGACCGTGAGCCGTACATGGCCCCGGGCCTGGTCACACCCGCCAAACGCGAAAAGGGCAAGCTGCCCACGGACGTGTGGTGGCACACCATCGTCTCGCCCACCGGACGCGAAAAGACCGGCTACCCCACCCAGAAACCCGAAGGACTCGTCCGCCGGATCGTCTCGGCGTCGAGCCGCAAGGACGACTGGTGCCTGGATTTCTTTGCCGGCTCCGGCACGCTCGGCTCGGTCGCGGCCAAGCTGGGCCGCAGGTTCGTGTGCGTGGACCAGAACGCCCCGGCCATCGAGGTCATGCGCAAGCGGCTGGACGGCAAGGCGGAGTTCGTGGCCGGCCCTCCCCCGCTCCCCCACCCAACTAAGTAG
- a CDS encoding IS110 family transposase, which produces MLAETQDEEQIIARVAGIDIGKAELVCCVRVPAEGNRKKRLQEVSTHSTMTRSLADLANHLVDLRIERVVMEATSDYWKPVFYLLEAHGLEPWLVNARDVKHLPGRPKTDVLDAVWLCKVAERQMLRPSFVPPAPIRRLRDLTRYRIDLVGTRTAEKNRVEKLLEDACIKLSSVASDTFGVSGREMMAALIAGERNPGVLAQLARSSMRRKISELEEAFTGRFDDHHGFLLARMLARIDGIDTDIAALDEQIEVQLAPFAAAAKRLDEIPGIGPIAAAVVLAEIGVDMSRFPTAGHLCSWAKFSPGINSSAGKTKGNGSTGHGNRYLARALGEAAFGAGKTNTFLGERYRRLVRRRGKKRAIVAIGRSILVIVWHLLQGPDTRFQDLGADHFTRHTNPETRKHSHIRQLEALGYTVTLTPAA; this is translated from the coding sequence ATGCTGGCTGAAACCCAGGATGAGGAACAGATCATTGCCAGGGTCGCCGGGATCGACATTGGCAAGGCCGAACTCGTGTGTTGCGTGCGGGTCCCCGCGGAGGGGAACCGAAAGAAACGGTTGCAGGAGGTGTCCACGCATTCGACCATGACCCGTTCGTTGGCGGACCTGGCCAACCATCTCGTGGACCTGCGCATCGAGCGGGTGGTGATGGAGGCGACCAGCGACTACTGGAAGCCGGTGTTCTACCTCCTCGAGGCGCACGGGCTCGAACCGTGGCTGGTCAACGCCCGCGACGTGAAGCATCTGCCGGGACGTCCCAAAACCGATGTGCTGGATGCGGTGTGGCTGTGCAAGGTCGCCGAACGGCAGATGCTCCGGCCCAGCTTCGTCCCGCCCGCCCCGATCCGCAGGCTCCGGGACCTGACCCGGTACCGGATTGACCTGGTCGGGACCCGGACCGCGGAGAAGAACCGGGTCGAGAAACTCCTCGAGGACGCCTGCATCAAACTCTCCTCGGTGGCCTCGGACACCTTCGGGGTGTCCGGCCGGGAAATGATGGCAGCGCTCATCGCCGGAGAACGCAACCCGGGCGTGCTCGCGCAGCTGGCACGCTCCAGCATGCGCAGGAAGATCAGCGAACTGGAGGAGGCGTTCACCGGCCGCTTCGATGACCACCACGGCTTCCTGCTCGCCCGGATGCTGGCAAGGATTGACGGCATCGACACCGATATCGCCGCGCTCGATGAACAGATCGAGGTCCAGCTGGCCCCTTTCGCCGCGGCGGCCAAACGCCTGGATGAGATCCCGGGCATCGGCCCCATCGCCGCCGCCGTAGTTCTGGCCGAAATCGGGGTCGACATGTCCCGGTTCCCGACCGCGGGGCACCTGTGTTCCTGGGCAAAGTTCTCCCCGGGCATCAACTCCTCCGCAGGCAAGACCAAAGGAAACGGCTCGACCGGGCACGGCAACCGCTATCTCGCCCGGGCCCTTGGCGAGGCCGCCTTCGGAGCCGGCAAGACCAATACCTTCCTGGGCGAACGCTACCGAAGGCTCGTCCGGCGGCGGGGCAAGAAACGCGCCATTGTCGCCATCGGACGTTCCATCCTCGTCATCGTCTGGCACCTCCTGCAGGGCCCGGACACACGGTTCCAGGATCTCGGCGCCGACCACTTCACCCGCCACACCAACCCCGAAACCAGGAAGCACAGCCACATCCGGCAACTCGAGGCCCTCGGCTACACCGTCACCCTGACCCCTGCCGCCTGA